Part of the Microbacterium immunditiarum genome is shown below.
TGCCGAACCACCGGTGTGGAACGTGCGCATCGTCAGCTGCGTGCCGGGCTCGCCGATCGACTGCGCCGCGATGATGCCCACGGCTTCGCCGATGTCGACCATCTTGCCGGTCGCGAGCGAACGGCCGTAGCAGCGGGCGCAGACGCCGACGGCCGAGTCGCAGGTCAGCACCGAGCGGACCTTGATGGTCTCGATGCCGGCCTCGACGAGGCGGTCGATGAGCTGGTCGCCGACATCCTGGCCGGCCTCCGCGAGCACCGTGCCCTGAGCGTCGACCACATCCGCGGCGAGCGTGCGGGCGAACACCGAGTTCTCGACGTTCGCGTCCTTCACGAGCGTGCCGTCGAACGACGGAGCGGCGATCGGCAGCTCGAGGCCCTTCGTCGTGCCGCAGTCGTCCTCGCGGATGATGACATCCTGCGAGACGTCCACGAGACGACGCGTGAGGTAGCCCGAGTCGGCCGTGCGGAGGGCCGTGTCGGCCAGACCCTTGCGGGCACCGTGCGTCGCGATGAAGTACTCCGCCACCGACAGACCCTCGCGGTACGAGGAGATGATCGGACGCGGGATGATCTCACCCTTCGGGTTGTTCACCAGGCCTCGCATACCCGCGATGTTGCGGATCTGCAGCCAGTTGCCTCGAGCACCCGACGACACCATGCGGTTGATGGTGTTGTCCGCAGGGAAGTTCTCGCGCATCGCCTTCTGGACCTCGTCAGTCGCCTCGGTCCAGATCTTGATGAGCTCCTGACGACGCTCGGCGTCGGTCGTGAGACCCTTCTCGAACTGAGCCTGGACCTTCGCGGCCTGCTTCTCGTACTGCGCGACGATCTCCTGCTTGTTCGGCGGAGTGAGGATGTCGCTGAGCGCGACCGTCACACCCGAACGCGTGGCCCAGTAGAAGCCGGCGTCCTTGATGCGGTCGAGCGTCGCGGCGACCTCCACCTTCGGGTACTCCTCGGCGAGCTTGTTCACGATCTGCGACAGCTTGCCCTTGTCGGCCTGCTCGCGCACGAACGGGTAGCCCTTGGGGAGCGTGTCGTTGAAGATCGCCTGGCCCAGCGAGGCGTCCACGAGACCGTGGCCCTTCTTCACGACGGTCCCGTCACCGTCGAGGTCGTCCCCGTAGCCCTCGGGGGCCTCGCCCTCGAGGAACGTGAGACCCGGGATGCGGATGCGGACCTTGGCCTGCAGGTCGAGGGTGCCCTCGTCGCGCGCCAGGATCGCCTCGGCGACCGAGCCGAACACGCGGCCCTCGCCCTCAGCGCCCTCCTTGATCGTCGTCAGGTGGTGCAGACCGATGATCATGTCCTGCGAGGGCAGGGTCACCGGGCGGCCGTCCGACGGCTTGAGGATGTTGTTCGACGCGAGCATCAGGATGCGCGCCTCGGCCTGCGCCTCGACCGACAGCGGCAGGTGCACGGCCATCTGGTCACCGTCGAAGTCCGCGTTGAACGCGGCGCAGACGAGCGGGTGCAGCTGGATGGCCTTGCCCTCGACGAGCTGCGGCTCGAAGGCCTGGATGCCGAGGCGGTGCAGCGTGGGCGCACGGTTGAGGAGCACGGGGCGCTCGCGGATGATCTCCTCGAGCACGTCCCACACCTCGGGGCGCGTGCGCTCGACGGCGCGCTTGGCCGCCTTGATGTTCTGCGAGTGACCGAGGTCGATCAGGCGCTTGATGACGAACGGCTTGAACAGCTCGAGCGCCATCTGCTTCGGCAGGCCGCACTGGTGCAGCTTGAGCTGCGGACCCACGACGATGACCGAACGGCCCGAGTAGTCCACGCGCTTGCCGAGCAGGTTCTGGCGGAACCGGCCCTGCTTGCCCTTGAGCATGTCGGACAGCGACTTGAGCGCGCGGTTGCCGGTGCCCGTGACGGGGCGGCCGCGGCGGCCGTTGTCGAACAGCGCGTCGACGGCCTCCTGCAGCATCCGCTTCTCGTTGTTGACGATGATCTCGGGCGCACCGAGGTCGATCAGGCGACGGAGGCGGTTGTTGCGGTTGATCACGCGACGGTACAGGTCGTTCAGGTCGCTCGTGGCGAACCGGCCGCCGTCGAGCTGGACCATCGGACGCAGCTCCGGCGGGATCACCGGCACGACGTCGAGCACCATCGAGGCGGGGCTCATGCCCGTCGAGAGGAATGAGTTGACGACCTTGAGCCGCTTGATGGCGCGGATCTTGCGCTGGCCCTTGCCCTCGGCGATCTGCTGGTGGAGGCTGTCGGCCTCGCCCTGCAGATCGAACGACTCGAGGCGACGCTTGATCGACTCGGCGCCCATGTACGCCTCGAAGTACTGGCCGAAGCGGTCCTGCAGCTCGTGGAAGATCTCGTCCTCGCCCTTGAGCTGGCCGACCTCGAGCGTGCGGAAGTCCTCCCACACGCGCTCGAGCTTGGCGATCTGGTCGTCCGCGCTCTTGCGGTACTGCGCCATGTCCTTCTCGGCGGCGTCCTTGGCCTTCTTCTTCTGGTCGGCCTTGGCACCCTCCTCCTCGAGCGCGGCGAGCTCCTCCTCCAGCTTCTGGAGGCGGGTCGCGATCTTGGCGTCACGGCGGTCGCCGAGCGTCTTGATCTCGAGGCGGATGTTGCTCTCCTGCGTCGCGAGGTCGCGGTGACGCGCGTCGTCGTCGACGGAGATCACCATGTAGGCGGCGAAGTAGATGACCTTCTCGAGGTCCTTCGGCGCCATGTCGAGCAGGTACCCGAGGCGCGACGGGACGCCCTTGAAGTACCAGATGTGGGTGACGGGCGCGGCGAGCTCGATGTGGCCCATGCGCTCGCGGCGGACGGAGGACTTGGTGACCTCCACGCCGCAGCGCTCGCACACGATGCCCTTGAAGCGGACGCGCTTGTACTTGCCGCACGCACACTCCCAGTCACGGGAGGGTCCGAAGATCTGCTCGCCGAAGAGGCCGTCCTTCTCCGGCTTCAGCGTGCGGTAATTGATGGTCTCGGGCTTCTTGACCTCACCATACGACCACCGACGGATGTCGTCGGCGGTGGCCAGGCCGATGCGAAGCTCATCGAAAGTTGTTGCGTCGAGCACTGATTCTCCTGTGTCGGAATTCTTCTTGGTAACCGGTCGCTGAGCTTGCCGAAGCGTCAGATCTCGTCGATCGACGAGGACTCGAACCGGGTGGAGATGTTGATGCCGAGCTCTTCGGCCGCACGGAAGGCGTCGTCGTCGGTGTCGCGGAGGTTGACCGCCGTGCCGTCCGCCGAGAGCACCTCGACGTTCAGGCAGAGCGACTGCATCTCCTTCATGAGCACCTTGAACGACTCGGGGATGCCGGGCTCCTGGATGTTCTCGCCCTTGACGATCGCCTCGTACACCTTGACGCGGCCGAGGATGTCGTCGGACTTGATCGTGAGGAGCTCCTGGAGCGCGTACGCCGCGCCGTAGGCCTCGAGTGCCCACACCTCCATCTCGCCGAAGCGCTGACCGCCGAACTGCGCCTTACCACCCAGCGGCTGCTGCGTGATCATCGAGTACGGACCGGTCGAACGCGCGTGGATCTTGTCGTCGACCAGGTGGTGCAGCTTCAGGATGTACATGTAGCCGACCGAGATCGGAGCCGGGAACGGCTCGCCCGAGCGACCGTCGAACAGGACGGTCTTGCCCGACGAGTCGATGAGACGCTCACCGTCGCGGGTCGGGTTCGTCGAGTCGAGGAGGCCGACGATCTCGTCCTCGGACGCGCCGTCGAACACCGGGGTCGCGACCTTGGTGCCGGGAGCGGCCTCGCGGGCGCCCTCGGGCAGGCGCACGGCCCACTCGGGCTCGCCCTCGACCTTCCAGCCCTGCTTCGCGATCCACCCGAGGTGGGTCTCGAGCACCTGGCCGAAGTTCATGCGGCCGGGGATGCCGAGCGGGTTCAGGATCACGTCGACCGGCGTGCCGTCCGCGAGGAACGGCATGTCCTCGACGGGGAGGATCTTCGCGATGACACCCTTGTTGCCGTGGCGGCCCGCGAGCTTGTCGCCCTCGGTGATCTTGCGCTTCTGGGCGATGTAGACCACGACGCGGCGGTTGACGCCCGAGCCGAGCTCGTCGTCGCCCTCCTCGGCGTTGAACTCCTTCACCGCGATGATCGTGCCGGCCTCGCCGTGCGGGACCTTGAGCGACGTGTCGCGCACCTCGCGGCTCTTCTCGTTGAAGATCGCGCGGAGCAGGCGCTCCTCCGCCGACAGCTCGGTCTCGCCCTTCGGCGTGACCTTTCCGACGAGGATGTCGCCGGGGCGCACCTCGGCGCCGATGCGGATGATGCCGCGCTCGTCGAGGTCCTTCAGCAGGTCGGGGCTCACGTTGGGGAGGTCGCGCGTGATCTCCTCCTTGCCGAGCTTCGTGTCACGGGCGTCGACCTCGTACTCCTCGATGTGGATCGAGGAGAGGGTGTCGTCCTTCACGAGGTTCTGGCTGAGGATGATCGCGTCCTCGAAGTTGTGGCCCTCCCACGTCATGAACGCGACGAGGAGGTTCTTGCCGAGCGCGAGCTCGCCGTTCTCGGTCGCCGGGCCGTCGGCGATGACCTCGCCGGCCTCGACGCGGTCGCCCGCCGAGACGACGACGCGCTGGTTGTACGACGTGCCCTGGTTCGAGCGGTCGAACTTGCGCAGGTAGTAGTCCTGCGTGCCGCCCTCGTCGAGCTGGACCGTCACGACGTCGGCCGAGACCTCGACCACGACGCCCGGGCGCTCCGCGATGACGACGTCACCCGCGTCGACGGCCGCGTAGCCCTCCATGCCGGTGCCCACGACCGGGGCCTCCGAGCGGAGGAGCGGAACGGCCTGACGCTGCATGTTCGCGCCCATGAGCGCGCGGTTCGCGTCGTCGTGCTCGAGGAACGGGATGAGCGAGGTCGCCACCGACACCATCTGGCGCGGCGAGACGTCCATGTAGCCGATCTCCTCGGCCGGGAACAGGTCGACCTCGCCGCCCTTCTTGCGGGCGAGCACGCGGTCGTCGGCGAAGTGACCGTCGGCCTTCAGGCGCGCGTTGGCCTGGGCGACGATGTAGTCGTCCTCCTCAGACGCGGTGAGGTAGTCGATCTGGTCGGTGACCTTGCCGCTGACGACCTTGCGGTACGGCGTCTCGATGAAGCCGAACGCGTTGATGCGCGCGAACGATGCGAGCGAGCCGATGAGGCCGATGTTCGGGCCTTCCGGCGTCTCGATCGGGCACATGCGGCCGTAGTGCGACGGGTGGACGTCGCGGACCTCGACGCCGGCGCGCTCACGCGACAGACCGCCGGGGCCCAGCGCCGACAGGCGGCGCTTGTGGGTCAGGCCCGCGAGCGGGTTGTTCTGGTCCATGAACTGCGACAGCTGCGACGTGCCGAAGAACTCCTTGATCGCCGCCACGACGGGGCGCACGTTGATCAGGGTCTGCGGCGTGATCGCCTCGATGTCCTGCGTGGTCATGCGCTCGCGGACGACGCGCTCCATGCGCGACAGGCCGGTGCGGACCTGGTTCTGGATGAGCTCGCCCACGGCGCGGATGCGACGGTTGCCGAAGTTGTCGATGTCGTCGATGTCGAGGCGGATCTCCGTGAGCTTGCCGTTGCGGTCGCCCTCGAAGGTCTCGTCGCCGCGGTGCAGGCGCACGAGGTACTTGATCGTCGCGACGATGTCGTCGACCGTCAGCACCGACGCCGTCAGCTCGGCGCTCAGGCCGAGCTTCTGGTTGATCTTGTAGCGACCCACCTTGGCGAGGTCGTAGCGCTTCGGGTTGAAGTAGAAGTTGTCCAGCAGCGCGCGCGCGGCCTCGGCGGCCACCTGCTCGCCCGGACGGAGCTTGCGGTAGATGTCGCGGAGCGCGTCCTCCTTGGTGAGGATCGTGTCCTTCGAGAGCGTCTCCTCGATCGACTCGAAGCCCGCGAACTCCTCCATGATCTGCTCGCTGGTCAGACCCAGCGCCTTGAGGAAGACGGTCACGGACTGCTTGCGCTTGCGGTCGATGCGGACGCCGACCTGGTCGCGCTTGTCGATCTCGAACTCGAGCCACGCGCCGCGGCTCGGGATGATGCGCGCCGAG
Proteins encoded:
- the rpoC gene encoding DNA-directed RNA polymerase subunit beta' is translated as MLDATTFDELRIGLATADDIRRWSYGEVKKPETINYRTLKPEKDGLFGEQIFGPSRDWECACGKYKRVRFKGIVCERCGVEVTKSSVRRERMGHIELAAPVTHIWYFKGVPSRLGYLLDMAPKDLEKVIYFAAYMVISVDDDARHRDLATQESNIRLEIKTLGDRRDAKIATRLQKLEEELAALEEEGAKADQKKKAKDAAEKDMAQYRKSADDQIAKLERVWEDFRTLEVGQLKGEDEIFHELQDRFGQYFEAYMGAESIKRRLESFDLQGEADSLHQQIAEGKGQRKIRAIKRLKVVNSFLSTGMSPASMVLDVVPVIPPELRPMVQLDGGRFATSDLNDLYRRVINRNNRLRRLIDLGAPEIIVNNEKRMLQEAVDALFDNGRRGRPVTGTGNRALKSLSDMLKGKQGRFRQNLLGKRVDYSGRSVIVVGPQLKLHQCGLPKQMALELFKPFVIKRLIDLGHSQNIKAAKRAVERTRPEVWDVLEEIIRERPVLLNRAPTLHRLGIQAFEPQLVEGKAIQLHPLVCAAFNADFDGDQMAVHLPLSVEAQAEARILMLASNNILKPSDGRPVTLPSQDMIIGLHHLTTIKEGAEGEGRVFGSVAEAILARDEGTLDLQAKVRIRIPGLTFLEGEAPEGYGDDLDGDGTVVKKGHGLVDASLGQAIFNDTLPKGYPFVREQADKGKLSQIVNKLAEEYPKVEVAATLDRIKDAGFYWATRSGVTVALSDILTPPNKQEIVAQYEKQAAKVQAQFEKGLTTDAERRQELIKIWTEATDEVQKAMRENFPADNTINRMVSSGARGNWLQIRNIAGMRGLVNNPKGEIIPRPIISSYREGLSVAEYFIATHGARKGLADTALRTADSGYLTRRLVDVSQDVIIREDDCGTTKGLELPIAAPSFDGTLVKDANVENSVFARTLAADVVDAQGTVLAEAGQDVGDQLIDRLVEAGIETIKVRSVLTCDSAVGVCARCYGRSLATGKMVDIGEAVGIIAAQSIGEPGTQLTMRTFHTGGSASADDITQGLPRVQELFEARTPKGASPIAEADGRITIEETDRSKKVILTPDNGDEPHVYPVLKRATLLVEDGQHVTVGQPLQVGTLDPKEVMRVQGAREVQKYLVNGVQGVYRSQGVPIHDKHIEVIVRQMLRKVTVVDHGDTTLLPGELVDFKRYQLINREAVAEGKRPASGRPELMGITKASLATESWLSAASFQETTRVLTQAAMEGKSDPLVGLKENVIIGKLIPAGTGLAKYRNVIVEATEEAKSERYPNRIFASDGAFSDADLSYVDFDSFSTDDFSGNYN
- a CDS encoding DNA-directed RNA polymerase subunit beta, whose amino-acid sequence is MAAARNASNPTTTTPKNGRGASRLSFAKISDTLTVPDLLALQTESFDWLVGNEAWKARVAEAKAVGRTDVPEVSGLEEIFEEISPIEDLSETMQLSFTNPYLEPEKYSIEECKERGKTYAAPLYVEAEFMNHQTGEIKTQTVFMGDFPLQTDKGTFIINGTERVVVSQLVRSPGVYFDKTPDKTSDKDIVSARIIPSRGAWLEFEIDKRDQVGVRIDRKRKQSVTVFLKALGLTSEQIMEEFAGFESIEETLSKDTILTKEDALRDIYRKLRPGEQVAAEAARALLDNFYFNPKRYDLAKVGRYKINQKLGLSAELTASVLTVDDIVATIKYLVRLHRGDETFEGDRNGKLTEIRLDIDDIDNFGNRRIRAVGELIQNQVRTGLSRMERVVRERMTTQDIEAITPQTLINVRPVVAAIKEFFGTSQLSQFMDQNNPLAGLTHKRRLSALGPGGLSRERAGVEVRDVHPSHYGRMCPIETPEGPNIGLIGSLASFARINAFGFIETPYRKVVSGKVTDQIDYLTASEEDDYIVAQANARLKADGHFADDRVLARKKGGEVDLFPAEEIGYMDVSPRQMVSVATSLIPFLEHDDANRALMGANMQRQAVPLLRSEAPVVGTGMEGYAAVDAGDVVIAERPGVVVEVSADVVTVQLDEGGTQDYYLRKFDRSNQGTSYNQRVVVSAGDRVEAGEVIADGPATENGELALGKNLLVAFMTWEGHNFEDAIILSQNLVKDDTLSSIHIEEYEVDARDTKLGKEEITRDLPNVSPDLLKDLDERGIIRIGAEVRPGDILVGKVTPKGETELSAEERLLRAIFNEKSREVRDTSLKVPHGEAGTIIAVKEFNAEEGDDELGSGVNRRVVVYIAQKRKITEGDKLAGRHGNKGVIAKILPVEDMPFLADGTPVDVILNPLGIPGRMNFGQVLETHLGWIAKQGWKVEGEPEWAVRLPEGAREAAPGTKVATPVFDGASEDEIVGLLDSTNPTRDGERLIDSSGKTVLFDGRSGEPFPAPISVGYMYILKLHHLVDDKIHARSTGPYSMITQQPLGGKAQFGGQRFGEMEVWALEAYGAAYALQELLTIKSDDILGRVKVYEAIVKGENIQEPGIPESFKVLMKEMQSLCLNVEVLSADGTAVNLRDTDDDAFRAAEELGINISTRFESSSIDEI